The window ggaagaaatagtggcagcaatAGCAGAAAGAGTACGActacgaccaccacgtccacggctgaaagaagatgcataggcacgtgtacggcagtcctgaataccatgaccaatcCGTCGACAATAAGCATACAATTTTTTGCATTGAGCGacgacatgacccaccttgttgcagtcgtgacaagtcaaaggagtggaaccacgtgTAGGTgcagtggtggacacagcaagcaccatattagatgatcccggagttgaggaaggaagagagagaactttcaatcgttgttcctcagccaataaatcattaataaccgttTGGGGTCATTCGCCAAGTTAATAGCAGAAGTGTTGTCTATCCTCAACGATATAGCTTCATGAATACCCGGTACAACACCTAGACCTTGTAAGAATATGTGAACTCATACATACTCAACAAtaacacaacatgcaatgtactctgCCTCGTAGATAAAAGggttgtggatgtctgtttcttacttaACCATGAGATGGATCCCCTTCCGAGCAAGAATATaaatcctgaagtagactttccctcatcGGTGTCATTACATCAGGCAACATCATCAGAATATCATTTAAGCTTGAGATTTATCAAttataacacaacattaggttggTTCCGTTGAGATGGCAAAATATATGTTTGATGGCTTGCCATTGAGACTGTCCTAGGTTACTCTTGTAATGGCTGACTATGCCAGTTGCATAACTAATATCTGATCTGGTGCAAAGCATGACATAAATTAAGCATGCTATTGCACTCACATAAGGTACTAACAACATAGTTGATTTCTTAGCATTAGTTTGAAGACATGATTACCTATCTAGCTTGGTAGTTTTCTTCATAGGAGTTTCaatagcttttgaatttttcatcttgAACTGCTTTAAGATCTTTTGTATGCAGATATCCTAAGACAAACCCAATAATCTCCTAGGTTggtccctgatgatttttaccctgAGAATAAAGCTGACCTTACTAAGATCTTTAATCtcaaatgatgcaggacaattaaccacttgctctaaaagctcgaactgttagagcatggcgaattaatccctttatctcatagcccaggctccaaatccatgggttaggtcctctgcAGAAAcctccccgtgggccccaaatccatgggctctgcctcacatgagccacccgcctccacaggccccaaatccataggttaTGCGGGCCactcaccccaagtgtgcccctatatcccacaggccaccccactcgagcccggtgtgaaaatgcccccacattaatcaccctcggtgaggagtctcgaacacgagacctcccactctgataccaatttgatgcaggacaattaaccacttgctctaaaagctcgaactgttagagcatggcgaattaattcctttatctcatagcccaggctccaaATCCATTGGTTAGGTCCTTTGCTGAAACCtacccgtgggccccaaatccatgggttccaccctctcgtgggccccaaatccatgggctttgcctcacacgagccacccgtgatgcaggacatgaaaattaaatatgatatgcgagatttcaggcttaagatcacgttagttcagaaacaattacacaaattccatatcccacatgaaagtccaaacattcaattaaggggatctatgtgggtccaggcctacacatgatatggttggctcaataaaaattatgaaccaaacgatactcaaagataagaaataatcatccacacatgcatagtaatcagtctctaatccaagggattcagaaattccaattcagggaaccctagggtaagagaAGGGgcttaaaattggagatttgagtaatttagggttagatttagaaattttgggtgaaagcggagtgaaagagaggagagagacgagccagagaagtaccgcacgcatggacaacaacaatggcccagacgcacgtgtgtgtgatcccggctgcacgtgtgtggggcctactattcagaaaaatgccactttggccctggtcggccagggattgactctaaaacccccaaatctcaacttgatccgatgtacggtttatgcgtggtgctccgccgaagtttcagccctcctgtagggccagattttgaAATTCTGATGTAGGGAGGAGAATTGccgcaatagatgattgattcgaagtgtagatgatggggtgagatgagaagaagggatgatagaagatgggtagtaaagatgacgatggatgggggtgaattgggatagatgtggcttcgcaccacagtagttaacccttcgatgaagggagggcttcgcacccaattaggcttcacaactcagagagtaggaaaacgcagaatttttattaatcttccatccatgaaaaaagctacaaggggtgcctatttataagaaaaccctatactccaaaaactcgcaccatgtgcgcaacttattacttggcgatgaagtaaactaaaataaaaaccaaacagagaaatttaaagcgttcacgatgttttaaataataataataagcaaaacctaaaatatgaaatcaatccgacaagtgggccacgatcatgagatctatgatgggcttttcttgactatcgggcccacttttttagaatcaaaacttgtcttctagctaggaggccctccctggatgtcgtcatcgaaccagatcgatggtggggtccttttgcgtatgtacgtgcgtaggggtggtggtgtgagtGCACGTGTGCACGTGATTTCCCCATCAATTTTCcttggctgcgaagatttcgtcactggcgaaataaaactcctgaaccgctccaggatgtcaggatcaagtctctgaagctcctcctcagtgagccacgtgctgtctgaagatgggcgtgacttccatttaatcaggtacttctgaaacccgccgttcgacgttgaaactatctgatggtccaggatatcctctatttctttTTTGGGTGTGAGGTATGAGAagtagaggttgggaaaatgggtcagTAAGGATATGTACatgaggtagaggctgggaagatgggtcgggataggtaggtatgggaggtagaggctggaaaaatgggttgggaagggtaggtatgagacgtagaggctggaaaaatgggtcgggacgggtaggtatgggaggtagaggttggaaaaatgggttgggacgggtaggtatgagatgtagaggttgggaaaatgggtcgggaagggtaggtatgagggGCAGAgactgggaagaaaggtcaggaagagtgggtatgagaggtagaggctgggaaaatgggtcgggaaggggccatggttcaagagATAAATATGAGGAATGAGGATGGGTAggtgaagggccggacaaagtattagtggtcccctgaaaagtaactagatcctccacgttgaatgtgaaactaattcccatagaaggtggaagatctacctcatacgcattgacaccgtttcgttttataattttgaaggatccagcgctacgcgcgtgtaacttacaaaCGGCCCCCAGAGGGTACCGTTCGGGCCAGATGTAGACTATCACAGAGttcccaatattgaattctttgaaacgtttatgttggtttacagaaaatttgtaatgttcattactagtagtgatcttctgcctgatttcttgatgccatgaatgaatgtgatgcacaaaagactccgCAGGCTCTGACaccctatgggacaatgacataatgacaagatcaataggtttcctaggtttataaacagtaacgacttcataaggactgagacctgtggacctatcgacagaactattaaacgcaaactcggctgtaggtattacggtgtcctatgttctggtgtgctctatatccctcctagggggagactcatccggtagatcatcaggaaagacatcatgtaactcatccattatcggaatggcctcagtgggtaactctacactagcgtctggtgcactctctccagccacaaggccgcacatgtcgTACTCCTCAAAATAGTGatcttgatgtctctcatggggtgggtgcacggatgcacacccataattgattccttcaccAACTCCATTGCTTGAGatgggacatctaccccaatggtggggtttgtcctagcgATGGTCATTAGTCgagtaatgcgcacatcaagttgcTCTAAGTATTGGTCCATTTCTAAGCGCTTgatcataaactccaacttttgggacaacttgtttagtgactcttccaattgttccatgtttagtgcagggtgccaaccaaaatttagcaatatagttgtcaaaatataagatttttttttattttttttattttttaatttttaaaaggaacaacctagtttctaaaaacgaaaaaggaaagtttttaaaacaagttaggaaaggttctaaaaaaaaagcaacctagtttctaaacacgaaaaaggaaagtttccaagaaaaacaaattaggaaaatttctataaaaagcaaattagaaaagtttctatagaaaacaaattaggaaagtttctaaaaaaccaaattaggaaagtttctaaagaaaagcaacctagtttctaaaaatgaaagaggaaagtttctaaaaacaaattaggaaagtttttaaagaaacaaattaggaaagcttctacaaaaaaacaaattagaagagtttctaaaaaaaacaacctagtttctaaagaaaaagaaaaaggaaagtttctaaaaatagaaagtaagttagtttctaaaaaagaaaaaggaaagtaaactagtttctaaaaaagaaaaaggaaaggaaattagtttctaaaaacagattaagaaagttttttaaaaattagtttctaaaaaacagaaaaggaaagtttctaaacctagaaatagaaaactaagttaatttctaaaataattcaaatgaggggataacagaaaatttcagcagcttttgttagggtttatggacctctaaacagccatatatgatgagaattgatgcgtaatggacataaacaaccaaaccttaaacatgtaatgaattcccttacaagaaccctaagctttgataccaaatttgaagcaggacatgaaaattaaatatgatatgcgagatttcaggcttaagatcacgttagttcaaaaacaattacacaaattccatatctcacatgaaagtccaaacattcaattaaggggaatctatgcgggtccaggcctacacatgatagggctggatcaataaaaattatgaaccaaacgatactcaaagataagaaataatcatccacacatgcatagtaatcagtccctaatccaagggattcagaaattccaattcgaggaaccctagggtaagaaaatgggcataaaattggagatttgagtaatttagggttaggtttagggattttgggtgaaagcggagtgaaagagaggagagagacgaactagAGAAGTACTGCAcgcatggacaacaacaatggcccagacgcacgtgcgtgtgatcccggccgcacgtgtgtggggcccactattcagaaaaatgccaccttggccttggtcggccagggattgactccaaaacccccaaatctcagctcgatccgatgtacggtttgtgcgtggtgctccgccgaagtttcaaccctcctgtagggccagattctgaaattctgatgtggggaggagaattgctacaatagatgattgattcgaagtgtagatgatggggtgagatgagaagaagggatggtagaagatgggtagtagagatggcgatggatgggggcgaatcgggatagatgtggcttcgcaccacgatagttaacccttcgatgaagggagggctttgcacccaattaggcttcacaactcagagagtaggaaaacgcagaatttttattaatcttccatccatgaaaaaagctacaaggggtacttatttaaaaaaaaatcctataccacaaaaacttgcaccatgtgcacaacctattacttggcgatgaagcaAACTAAAATGAAAACCAAATAGAGAAAtgtaaagcgttcacaatgttttaaataataacaataagcaaaacctaaaatatgaaatcaatccgacgagtgggccatgatcatgagatcccatgataggcttttcttgactatcgggcccactttttttgaaccaaaacttgtcttttaGCTAGGAGGCTCTTCCTGGATGTCTTTattgagccagatcgatggtggggtcctccttttgCGTATGTACATGCGTAGGGGTAGTGGTGTGAGCgcgcgtgtgcacgtgatgtccccatcaacccGCCTCCACGggaaatccatgggttatgcgggccacacaccccgagtgtgcccctgcatcccacaggccaccccactcgagccagtTCGAGAAAAGGTAACTTTAGTCATCTTTAATAATCACATGTTATTACCAACCAATAGGATAGTGTATAAATATAGAGATGGTATTAGAAAAAATCTTCTACATCACTTCACATATACATAATGATCTTCTTGACTCATTGTGAATCTGAAGGTGGTGATGGTTAAGTGGAACCTCATAAATAGATTTCTATAGTTTGCGGACcttctttgggttttctttgttcACATATCCTACATTTGTTGCATGTATATTTTTTCATCTAAATCACTATTTAAGAATGTAATCTTTACATTCATCTAATACAATTCTAAGTCTAAATTTGCGACAATAGACAAAATTATGCTTATTGATGAGAattttgcaacaggtgaaaaaatctcattgtaatTAACGCCTTCTTTTTTAGcgaaacctttagcaactaactGTGCTTTGTACTTGTCTGTTGTACCCATTTTGTTGCCTAttgctttgcgattggaaggtaaATTTACAAGTTTCCAAACTTTATTGTTTTTTATGGAGATGGCCTCTTCGTCCATGATAGTTACCCAATTAGTCAAATTTGGATACAACAATGTATCTTGAtaagaatcaggttcatcatcataaATCACAATGTAAGAGTATATTTCACTCTCTATATCCTGACGAACTATGGAAGTATTGCCATTGTGAGAAGCGGAGCTCTCATTCTCTTGAGATACATCAAGGATTTCAAAGAGTTCTATCTTAACTTCTTGCTTCTTTCGGTTGGGAAATCTGTCTTCGACGAAGGTCACATCATGAGATTCTTAGTTCATcttccatggtcctcataaactagaatgtATCCATTTTAGTGCATGGGGTACCTTATAAATATGCACTCAATGGTTTTATTATTAAGTTTACTTCTATTGAGAACATGCAACAAAATATTTCCCAAAGATCCTaatggcatttttttttaaattttttttataaaggtcACGTCCTAAGATTTTATCTTAGTTCATCCTCCACGGTCTCATAAACTAAAACATATCCCTTTTAGTGTATGGGGTACCTTATGAATATGCActcaatggttttactattaaCTGTACTTTTATGAATGCATGCAATAAAATATATTCCCAAGATCCCAAGGGCataggttggctagagaaggaatcctccTAGTCCACATCTCATATGAGGTTATAGGAACGTATTTAGATGGGACTCTATTAAAAATATAGACAGTTGTAAGCAACATGTCTCCCTAGAATGTGTTAGAGATTGGTATGTGTTGTCATCGATCTATGTCCAACAACATCCTATTCCTTCTTTctgcaactccattttgttgtggagtataaGTCATTGTGTATTGTCGGACAATGCCAATGCATTCACAATATAATTTGAATGTTTCAAATATATACTTGTCACCTCTATCAGATATAcggattttgatattttttctagCCGATTTTGTACTTCAACTTTGTATTTAAGAAAGCGGTCGAGAACTTGAGATTTATGTGAGATGAGACACACTTTCAAAGTgcaagtaatcgtcaatgaaagtgacaatgTATTGGCATTCATTTATGGCATGTACATTCAGGGGTCTACAAATAGCTGAATAAATCATTACCGGTGAACCCTTAGACGTAACCGCTTTGGGAAAATGTTTGTTAGAAGTTTTCCTAGACATACAGTGTTCATGAAATGGCATATcgattctgaaaaaaaaaaaaaactaacaatgCAGAACAAGTCAATCTTGTACAATCTTTTCCAATGTGACTTAACCTTGAATATCATTTTTCAAATTTAGATAAAACCGATTCATTTGACATACTAGATAAAGCAATGGGTGCATCATCACATTCTAGTCCAGAACaaataaatctaaaactaaactACATGTAAAAATGAGGTTATTCAGTCTTAATAAAACTAGAGTTCTGCAAAAAGgaatatcaaaaccatttatTAAAAACCTACAAAGAGAAATTAAACTCCGACGTATGCTCGGTGCATAAAGGGTATCACAGAGAATTATCGATCACTCTATGTGCGTATGGAGACTATATACGCTAATCCCTAGCATTCTTTAATGGCGTTACTCCCTATGTAACGTTGTAGCTCCCCAAGGCTACATGCCGAAATTCCTTGTCCTCCACGATCTCGTCACATGCTTTTGTTGTGCCTGAATCTAAAATATATTCGTTACATAGAGTATCAATAGAAAAGATATTAAAACAAACACTTGCAAACAAAGTATGAAGtgaaagtataaagtgactaagGAATTACCATCTTTTTGTTGGTGCACCGTCGAGCATAGTGGTCGGAGTTTCTGCAGACAAAGCAGGTTATGTTAGACGCTTTctactttttctttcattttccctTTTTGAGACTAGTTGTTATCTCTTCTTTGCCTTCTTGTGAGCTTTGAATCATTTCCTGTTAGTCTTCCACTTGTGAGATTGCTACAAGGGCCTTTGCTTCACCTGGTTGAAttacattcatttcaacctcatgTATCAGGTAGCCACAAAAGTCTTTGAACATTGTGATTGAATCATTATGGTTTAGAATCCTTCTGATTGGGGCCCATGACTTGGGCAAGGAACAATGCATTATGATTAGCTTTTGATTCTCCATCAATTTTCATCTAATGTTCCTAAGGGTACTTTTCATTTGCTATATTTTGTGGATATGATCCTTAATGGAGCAGTCGATTGACATCCTATACTTTTAAAATTCCAGTTCCATTGCCCTAACTCGTGTCTTTGATTTTTGTGCACCTATCGTGTGCTACGTTTTGTGGATATGATCCTTAATGGAGCAAACGACTAACATCCTATACGCCTAGAACTCTAGTCCCATTGCCCTAACTCGTGCATTTGATTTTTGTCCATAGGCAATAGCTGGTACATGCTAGATTCCTTTAGCGGTCTCTTGCACCTCATATGTAGGTATGAGCTCCTTGTGCATGGTGCTAATAATGACATTACCTGCTTAACAATTTTGCTTATGCCACTTGTTGCAATGCTTCATTGCGGCTCTATGTTTTGTtaacttttcattttcaaccattaATGGATCCTCTTGAGCATTGTCCAAAGTGTGTAAAATGTCGTCCTCATCTAAAAGCCATCTTATGATGTGAGACCGGTCTTCATAGTTATTGCCATCAAATTTTTTACCCTTGAGTTGTTTAGCAATTAATGCTTTGGTGGCTATCTCTACATTGCAAAAAAGTATTATTACTTGGTTACGATCTAATGTATAACATCAGCATTTCTACTTATGCAAATTTTGAAGTTACAGAAGTAACTAATCAATCTTAGATGAGATTTGAAAATCCACATACCCGAATAGGCGATGCAGATCAATCAAGTTTCCTAAAGTAAGATGAATAAGATGCTTCTACGATAATCTATTTGCGTAACCTATACAACCCTCCATtttggttgcatgcatcatttgataGATGAGAAGAGCTCCCACTTGGGTTATGCACAACCTTAAACATAGGAAAAATCCTAGCACTAAGTTTCAGTTTTCTAATGATAAAGGGGGCATTGATCTAGCATATCAGGCCTAATTATTATACATATAATGGTCTTGTTATAAGAATCAATGAAAAATAATGCTAAGTTGAATAACGGAACTGATCATCACCATTGATTATCACTGTTCGTGATGGATCCAATTATCGCCATTGATgatagatccaatcatcaatGTTCATCACGGTTGACGATGGTTCGAATCATTAGCGAACTTATTAGCAATAGTGATAGAATAGCTATAAAGAGGGACTTTCATTCCCATGCATGCACGCACACACTTTACTATCAAGGAACACGTAGGGTTACACATTTTGGTCATCAAATCCCAAAATGTATGGCCCACATAATATTGTCACATATATGGTAATGATCATGATATCAAATTCCATAATCAAGATGATTTGGtccaaaattttattattatatgcCTTTTATTTTAATCCCAAAATGTATGGCCCACATAATATTGTCACATATATGGTCATGATCATGATATCAAATTCCATAATCAAGATGATCTAGtccaaaattttattattatatgcCTTTTATTTTAATCCCAAAATGTATGGCCCACATAATATTGTCACATATATGGTCATGATCATGATATCAAATTCCATAATCAAGATGATCTAGtccaaaattttattattatatgtgttttattttaaTCCATTGATGATCATCATCACATGATATTTGGACCATTAATTACAaaaatggaccacacgattgaTTAGATCTTGCTGAAAAATCATAAATCACTTCCCTATACTTGACCTAAATCAGTCACAAATGGCCGATTAATGGCCCTTATAAAGATAGACTTAATCCTTTTTAAGAAGAGTTAAGTTTTCAAGCGAGCGCATTTCGATTTGGGCACAAATGTGGAGCCATATGCATTGTCTAGATACCCTATGGACAActtaaggtggcccccacattaTGTCCCAAAAATGGGATGGAATGGAATCAACATGATCATTATTAAAGCCATTTAAGGGTTAGTGAACCTGAGCCCATATTTGGGCCCACTTCATTAATGGGGTTGTGGACAACACTTGGATAGTAATGTTGGCTATCCACAATCTTCACTTCATGGGGCCCAATGACTTTCAGGGTTATGGGCCTAAAGTAGAAGCTTAATCCATTCAATTTGCACTCAAAACAAGCCCATCCACTTACCCCATGATTCAAGCCCAAGCGCACCTTCTcctttcatcttcatcttctctttgcTTTTTCAATAGAAGAACAACCTAACCTCTTTGGCCTATGCTAGCAGTTGCAGCTTATCTGGATCAAGTAATCAGGCCCATCTTCAACcccaaaaatctcatctttcttcttctccgtCATCAAACCCATCTCGATTTGGTCAGCCATGGCTGCCAGCTGCGGTTAGCAGGTAGCAGCCAATGGCTAACCTTTAAAGAATGAGATGGAAAGAGAGTGACAGAGATgggatgatacacacacacacacacacacagagagagagagagagagagagagagagagagagagagagagagagagagagagagagagagagaaatcagggaTGAGATCAGCAACCACGACAGTCGTAGTGCTGCCCCTGCTTACAGTGGTAGCGAAGGgaaaatggggaagaagagagagatggagaaatgagagagggatgcGACTGGCTGTAAGCGTGACACCCTCCAAGGCAGGCAACAAGCTTGGCTGCTACCCCCCCTCCAAATctactctctctcattttcaacaatcccATTCTTCGTCATTTGCTGCCCTCGAGATAGTGCAATGATCGATTTCATTATTTACCACACATCCTCACATAATGGTTTTATatagagatggagatgatgatcatatttatttaaaataaaaggatatcaaataataaaattttaggaAAGGGGTAAACACTTACGTCGTTGCAATTTTTCCATCTAAATTGGAGATCCGTCTGAtgtcgct of the Magnolia sinica isolate HGM2019 chromosome 7, MsV1, whole genome shotgun sequence genome contains:
- the LOC131251639 gene encoding uncharacterized protein LOC131251639, yielding MVLAVSTTAPTRGSTPLTCHDCNKVGHVVAQCKKLYAYCRRIGHGIQDCRTRAYASSFSRGRGGRSRTLSAIAATISSEPSVSDTASTVSAEGLSSPLTPAMLQQLIQALSAADMSRSGNGEGTWDG